The following proteins are encoded in a genomic region of Gadus macrocephalus chromosome 19, ASM3116895v1:
- the LOC132447923 gene encoding GRB10-interacting GYF protein 2-like isoform X1 yields MDLGVRRRQPIKRGVGHPCQATVEVMRAGEERATGITKSQPEKRVQPRDQSEKKTLSIDNQPQSIKNTKSAINDLFKEMQDRVSQGKGNTGRVIDFRKFLKRPDRPPPPPPAAPRRKASPPPPRLVKRKVEVDLLKLCWGESWKTLKPTKRGRCHQTSSLRSTISPGRRSRAGAARGGEEEASPGWTDSWKLVKPSPAPPGPTGVGEGQAWEVVTESRSLGRYQPRVGGYCLPVWATTWKTMIFVFRQQKPWWDREWPSRPPPEPQDKTPQLLALETQCERPDWQQAWRMSVTAPPADTEPPAGTTKMADVFLPGWNSAWRLAGAHPTSDEGAEPRNWNDLSWMLRPQSRWCMPSLTSQHHHANALEKSRLAASFLLTQSLKTEGEGEEEDEEEEMEEETEEEETEEEEETEEEEEEEEEEETEEEEERQEGSMKVLRLRFREFGAAWRSSSWRAFHRPEEKEEVDSGWRSAWRLHREVQANSVQEEVLLLRGRGLWADDGRPDLKEWKKSWRYAAKEEEERRRRRRRRRRRWRRKIK; encoded by the exons ATGGATTTAGGAGTTAGAAGAAGGCAACCAATCAAGAGGGGGGTTGGCCATCCATGTCAAGCCACAG ttgaggtcatgagggctggggaggagagagccaCAGGCATCACCAAGAGCCAACCGGAGAAAAGAGTCCAGCCAAGGGACCAATCGGAAAAGAAAACTCTGAGCATTGACAACCAACCACAGAGCATCAAGAACACCAAGTCGGCCATCAATGA CCTCTTTAAGGAAATGCAGGACCGTGTGTCCCAGGGGAAGGGGAACACGGGCAGGGTCATAGACTTCAGGAAGTTCCTGAAACGGCCCGAcagacctcctccccccccccctgctgcgcCTCGTCGCAAGGcgtccccgcccccgccccggctggtgaagaggaaggtggaggtggacctgCTGAAGCTCTGCTGGGGGGAGTCGTGGAAGACCCTCAAGCCGACCaagagggggcgctgtcacCAAACCTCCTCGCTGAGGAGCACCATCAGCCCGGGCAGGAGGTCCCGGGCAGGAGCCGCCAggggcggagaggaggaggccagcCCGGGATGGACAGACTCCTGGAAACTG GTGAAGCCCAGCCCAGCGCCTCCCGGCCCCACCGGCGTGGGGGAGGGCCAGGCGTGGGAGGTGGTGACGGAGAGCCGGTCCCTGGGCAGGTATCAGCCGCGGGTGGGGGGCTACTGCCTCCCCGTGTGGGCCACGACCTGGAAGACCATGATCTTTGTGTTCAGGCAGCAGAAGCCATGGTGGGACAGGGAGTGGCCCAGCCGGCCCCCCCCTGAACCACAGGACAAGACCCCCCAGCTGCTGGCCTTGGAGACACAG TGTGAGCGTCCCGACTGGCAGCAGGCCTGGAGAATGTCTGTAACTGCTCCGCCGGCCGACACAGAACCCCCCGCTGGgacaaccaagatggccgacgTCTTTCTCCCAGGTTGGAACTCTGCCTGGCGACTGGCAGGAGCTCACCCCACTTCAGACGAGGGTGCAGAGCCAAGGAACTGGAACGACCTGTCCTGGATGCTCCGCCCACAGAGCAG ATGGTGTATGCCATCACTAACTTCCCAGCATCACCATGCCAACGCTTTAGAGAAGAGCCGATTGGCTGCCAGCTTCCTTCTTACTCAGTCCCTCAAG acagagggggagggggaggaagaggatgaggaagaggagatggaagaggagactgaagaggaggagactgaagaggaggaggagacagaagaggaggaggaggaggaagaggaggaggagactgaagaggaggaggagaggcaggagggCTCCATGAAGGTTCTTCGTCTGCGGTTCCGTGAGTTTGGTGCGGCGTGGAGGAGCAGTTCCTGGCGGGCGTTCCACCGcccggaggagaaggaggaggtggactccGGCTGGAGGAGCGCCTGGAGGCTCCACAGGGAGGTGCAGGCTAACAGCGTGCAGGAGGAAGTGCTGCTcctcagggggcggggcctctgggCCGATGATGGCCGTCCAGACCTCAAGGAGTGGAAGAAGAGCTGGAGATACGCcgcaaaggaggaggaagagaggaggaggaggaggaggaggaggaggaggaggtggaggaggaaaataaaatag
- the LOC132447923 gene encoding GRB10-interacting GYF protein 2-like isoform X2 — MRAGEERATGITKSQPEKRVQPRDQSEKKTLSIDNQPQSIKNTKSAINDLFKEMQDRVSQGKGNTGRVIDFRKFLKRPDRPPPPPPAAPRRKASPPPPRLVKRKVEVDLLKLCWGESWKTLKPTKRGRCHQTSSLRSTISPGRRSRAGAARGGEEEASPGWTDSWKLVKPSPAPPGPTGVGEGQAWEVVTESRSLGRYQPRVGGYCLPVWATTWKTMIFVFRQQKPWWDREWPSRPPPEPQDKTPQLLALETQCERPDWQQAWRMSVTAPPADTEPPAGTTKMADVFLPGWNSAWRLAGAHPTSDEGAEPRNWNDLSWMLRPQSRWCMPSLTSQHHHANALEKSRLAASFLLTQSLKTEGEGEEEDEEEEMEEETEEEETEEEEETEEEEEEEEEEETEEEEERQEGSMKVLRLRFREFGAAWRSSSWRAFHRPEEKEEVDSGWRSAWRLHREVQANSVQEEVLLLRGRGLWADDGRPDLKEWKKSWRYAAKEEEERRRRRRRRRRRWRRKIK, encoded by the exons atgagggctggggaggagagagccaCAGGCATCACCAAGAGCCAACCGGAGAAAAGAGTCCAGCCAAGGGACCAATCGGAAAAGAAAACTCTGAGCATTGACAACCAACCACAGAGCATCAAGAACACCAAGTCGGCCATCAATGA CCTCTTTAAGGAAATGCAGGACCGTGTGTCCCAGGGGAAGGGGAACACGGGCAGGGTCATAGACTTCAGGAAGTTCCTGAAACGGCCCGAcagacctcctccccccccccctgctgcgcCTCGTCGCAAGGcgtccccgcccccgccccggctggtgaagaggaaggtggaggtggacctgCTGAAGCTCTGCTGGGGGGAGTCGTGGAAGACCCTCAAGCCGACCaagagggggcgctgtcacCAAACCTCCTCGCTGAGGAGCACCATCAGCCCGGGCAGGAGGTCCCGGGCAGGAGCCGCCAggggcggagaggaggaggccagcCCGGGATGGACAGACTCCTGGAAACTG GTGAAGCCCAGCCCAGCGCCTCCCGGCCCCACCGGCGTGGGGGAGGGCCAGGCGTGGGAGGTGGTGACGGAGAGCCGGTCCCTGGGCAGGTATCAGCCGCGGGTGGGGGGCTACTGCCTCCCCGTGTGGGCCACGACCTGGAAGACCATGATCTTTGTGTTCAGGCAGCAGAAGCCATGGTGGGACAGGGAGTGGCCCAGCCGGCCCCCCCCTGAACCACAGGACAAGACCCCCCAGCTGCTGGCCTTGGAGACACAG TGTGAGCGTCCCGACTGGCAGCAGGCCTGGAGAATGTCTGTAACTGCTCCGCCGGCCGACACAGAACCCCCCGCTGGgacaaccaagatggccgacgTCTTTCTCCCAGGTTGGAACTCTGCCTGGCGACTGGCAGGAGCTCACCCCACTTCAGACGAGGGTGCAGAGCCAAGGAACTGGAACGACCTGTCCTGGATGCTCCGCCCACAGAGCAG ATGGTGTATGCCATCACTAACTTCCCAGCATCACCATGCCAACGCTTTAGAGAAGAGCCGATTGGCTGCCAGCTTCCTTCTTACTCAGTCCCTCAAG acagagggggagggggaggaagaggatgaggaagaggagatggaagaggagactgaagaggaggagactgaagaggaggaggagacagaagaggaggaggaggaggaagaggaggaggagactgaagaggaggaggagaggcaggagggCTCCATGAAGGTTCTTCGTCTGCGGTTCCGTGAGTTTGGTGCGGCGTGGAGGAGCAGTTCCTGGCGGGCGTTCCACCGcccggaggagaaggaggaggtggactccGGCTGGAGGAGCGCCTGGAGGCTCCACAGGGAGGTGCAGGCTAACAGCGTGCAGGAGGAAGTGCTGCTcctcagggggcggggcctctgggCCGATGATGGCCGTCCAGACCTCAAGGAGTGGAAGAAGAGCTGGAGATACGCcgcaaaggaggaggaagagaggaggaggaggaggaggaggaggaggaggaggtggaggaggaaaataaaatag